Proteins from a genomic interval of Micromonospora sp. NBC_00389:
- a CDS encoding ABC transporter substrate-binding protein: MAVFPRRRLAAVALAAATALLATAGCGGADEADGDGPVTLTVDVFGQFGYEQLYQEYMSAHPDVKIVERGAGTNLDEYSPKLTQWLAAGRGAGDVVAIEEGLMVEYKANPGNFVNLLDHGAADLKGNFLEWKWNAGLTADGKQLIGLGTDVGGIAICYRSDLFAKAGLPTERDEVSKLWPTWQDYIATGERFVAAKTGASFLDAATNTFNTILLQTAGNTTGYSYYDTSGNVVVDSNPAVRQAWDTTMDIIDSGLSGKYGSWSEEWVSAFKQSKFATIACPAWMTGVIESNAGPTAQGKWDIARVPGNGGNWGGSHLAVPKQSKHQAEAIELAKFLTSAKGQIGAFKAKGPLPSSPQALDDPAITGATNAYFTGAPVGAIFGTGAKSLKPVYMGPKNQAVRTEVENAVRTVELGQRNPGQGWTDAVANAKKAAAK, encoded by the coding sequence ATGGCTGTCTTCCCGCGCCGCCGCCTCGCCGCGGTGGCCCTCGCCGCCGCCACCGCCCTGCTCGCCACCGCCGGCTGCGGCGGCGCCGACGAGGCGGACGGGGACGGACCGGTCACGCTGACCGTCGACGTCTTCGGCCAGTTCGGCTACGAGCAGCTCTACCAGGAGTACATGAGCGCGCACCCCGACGTGAAGATCGTCGAGCGCGGTGCCGGCACCAACCTCGACGAGTACTCGCCGAAGCTGACCCAGTGGCTCGCCGCCGGCCGGGGGGCCGGCGATGTGGTGGCCATCGAGGAAGGCCTGATGGTCGAGTACAAGGCCAACCCCGGCAACTTCGTCAACCTGCTGGATCACGGCGCCGCCGACCTCAAGGGCAACTTCCTCGAATGGAAGTGGAACGCGGGGCTGACCGCCGACGGCAAGCAGCTGATCGGCCTCGGCACCGACGTCGGCGGCATCGCCATCTGCTACCGCTCGGATCTCTTCGCCAAGGCCGGCCTGCCCACCGAACGGGACGAGGTCTCCAAGCTCTGGCCGACCTGGCAGGACTACATCGCCACCGGGGAACGGTTCGTCGCGGCGAAGACCGGGGCGTCGTTCCTCGACGCGGCAACCAACACCTTCAACACCATCCTGCTGCAGACCGCCGGCAACACGACCGGGTACAGCTATTACGACACCAGCGGCAACGTCGTCGTCGACAGCAACCCGGCGGTACGACAGGCCTGGGACACCACGATGGACATCATCGACTCTGGCCTCTCCGGAAAGTACGGCTCCTGGTCCGAGGAGTGGGTTTCCGCCTTCAAACAGTCGAAGTTCGCCACCATCGCCTGCCCCGCCTGGATGACCGGGGTCATCGAGAGCAACGCCGGCCCGACCGCCCAGGGCAAGTGGGACATCGCCCGGGTGCCCGGCAACGGCGGCAACTGGGGCGGGTCACACCTCGCCGTGCCCAAGCAGAGCAAGCACCAGGCCGAGGCGATCGAGCTGGCCAAGTTCCTGACCAGCGCCAAGGGCCAGATCGGCGCGTTCAAGGCCAAGGGCCCGCTGCCCTCCTCGCCACAGGCGCTCGACGATCCGGCGATCACCGGCGCGACCAACGCGTACTTCACCGGGGCACCGGTCGGCGCCATCTTCGGCACCGGCGCGAAGAGCCTGAAGCCGGTCTACATGGGCCCGAAGAACCAGGCCGTCCGCACCGAGGTGGAGAACGCCGTACGGACCGTGGAGCTGGGGCAGCGCAACCCCGGGCAGGGCTGGACCGACGCGGTGGCCAACGCGAAGAAGGCCGCCGCCAAGTAG
- a CDS encoding ABC transporter ATP-binding protein yields MPVIEVTNLHKRYGDLVAVDDVSFTVEAGEIFGVLGPNGAGKTTTVECVAGLRVPDGGGVSVLGLDPRGDAAQLRQRVGVQLQESQLPDQLRVAEALELYASFYRNPADPAGLIDRLGLGEKRNTAYKKLSGGQKQRLSIALALVGNPSVAILDELTTGLDPQSRRDTWALIEQIRDSGVTIVLVTHFMEEAERLCDRVAVIDRGRVVALDSPAGLVSTVAPEQRVRFRPSAPVDDQLFTDLPEVISVHRTGNQLVVTGTGEVLHAVTSVLARNQIVAADLRLEQSTLDDAFVELTGHRPAA; encoded by the coding sequence ATGCCGGTCATTGAGGTGACCAACCTGCACAAGCGATACGGCGACCTGGTGGCCGTGGACGACGTGTCGTTCACGGTCGAGGCCGGGGAGATCTTCGGGGTTCTCGGCCCGAACGGCGCTGGCAAGACCACCACGGTGGAGTGTGTCGCGGGGCTCCGCGTCCCGGACGGGGGCGGGGTGTCGGTCCTCGGGCTCGACCCCCGCGGGGACGCGGCCCAACTCCGCCAGCGGGTTGGCGTGCAGCTCCAGGAGAGCCAACTGCCGGACCAACTGCGGGTCGCCGAGGCGCTGGAGCTGTACGCCTCGTTCTACCGCAACCCGGCCGACCCGGCGGGCCTGATCGACAGGCTGGGTCTGGGCGAGAAGCGGAACACCGCGTACAAGAAGCTCTCCGGCGGCCAGAAACAGCGGCTGTCGATCGCGCTGGCGCTGGTCGGCAACCCGAGCGTCGCGATCCTGGACGAGCTGACCACCGGGTTGGACCCGCAGTCCCGGCGGGACACCTGGGCCCTCATCGAGCAGATTCGGGACAGCGGCGTGACGATCGTGCTGGTCACCCACTTCATGGAGGAGGCCGAGCGGCTCTGCGATCGGGTCGCCGTGATCGACCGGGGACGGGTCGTCGCACTGGACAGCCCGGCAGGCCTGGTGTCGACGGTGGCCCCGGAGCAGCGGGTCCGATTCCGGCCGTCCGCCCCGGTCGACGACCAACTCTTTACGGACCTGCCCGAGGTGATCTCCGTGCACCGCACCGGCAATCAGCTGGTGGTGACCGGCACCGGTGAGGTGCTGCACGCAGTCACCTCGGTGCTCGCCCGCAACCAGATCGTCGCCGCCGACCTGCGGCTGGAGCAGTCCACCCTCGACGACGCGTTCGTCGAGCTGACCGGGCACCGGCCCGCCGCCTGA
- a CDS encoding O-acetyl-ADP-ribose deacetylase: protein MQINLVEGDITVQRVDAIVNAANSSLLGGGGVDGAIHRRGGPAILAECRALLASRYGRGLPTGQAVATTAGELPARWVIHTVGPVWSAGEDRSALLRDCYANSLRIADELGASTVAFPLISAGIYGWPIEDAVRQALSVLRPAAPANVTEARLVLFGADTHATARQVFDADPSA from the coding sequence ATGCAGATCAACCTCGTCGAGGGCGACATCACCGTCCAGCGGGTGGACGCGATCGTGAACGCCGCCAACTCGTCCCTGCTGGGCGGCGGCGGAGTGGACGGTGCCATCCACCGGCGCGGCGGCCCGGCCATCCTGGCCGAGTGCCGGGCGTTGCTGGCGTCCCGGTACGGCCGGGGTCTGCCCACCGGGCAGGCGGTGGCCACCACGGCCGGGGAGCTGCCGGCCCGCTGGGTCATCCACACCGTCGGGCCGGTCTGGTCGGCCGGCGAGGACCGCTCGGCGCTGCTGCGCGACTGCTACGCCAACAGCCTGCGGATAGCCGACGAGCTGGGCGCGTCCACCGTGGCGTTCCCGCTGATCTCCGCCGGCATCTACGGCTGGCCGATCGAGGACGCGGTCCGCCAGGCGCTGTCGGTGCTGCGCCCGGCCGCGCCGGCGAACGTCACCGAGGCTCGCCTGGTCCTCTTCGGGGCGGACACCCACGCCACCGCGCGCCAGGTCTTCGACGCCGACCCCTCGGCATAG
- a CDS encoding GH1 family beta-glucosidase, giving the protein MNELRFPEHFLWGAATAAYQIEGAARDDGRGPSIWDTFSRTPGKVYQGHTGDVACDHYHRYADDVALMAELGLRAYRFSVAWPRIQPDGTGPVNPRGLDFYDRLTDTLLDRGIDPIVTLYHWDLPQTLGDRGGWTNRDTAEHFATYATAMYARLGDRVDVWTTLNEPWCSAYLGYGNGVHAPGEQDPAAAFTAVHHLLLGHGLAARALRAAGARSVGITLNPADVRPADPQSAADAAAVRLVDGLHNRIFLDPLLAGGYPDDVREHVARIVEPTFIRDGDEKLIAAPIDLLGINYYQPSYVAGRPDGAGGGGAYPGTEGAVQFLPPAGPLTDMDWMIEPAGLTRLLERIATDYPGVPLLITENGAAFPDKPGADSPDGPGQVIDTDRIAYLDGHLRAAHEAISRGVDLRGYLVWSFLDNFEWAEGYRKRFGIVHVDYLTQRRTPKASARWYQEVISRNGL; this is encoded by the coding sequence GTGAATGAACTCCGGTTTCCCGAGCACTTCCTCTGGGGAGCGGCCACCGCCGCGTACCAGATCGAGGGCGCGGCCCGCGACGACGGACGCGGCCCGTCCATCTGGGACACCTTCAGCCGCACACCGGGAAAGGTGTACCAGGGCCACACCGGCGACGTCGCCTGCGACCACTACCACCGGTACGCCGACGACGTGGCGCTGATGGCCGAGCTGGGGCTGCGGGCGTACCGGTTCTCGGTCGCCTGGCCACGGATCCAGCCGGACGGCACCGGCCCGGTCAACCCGCGCGGCCTGGACTTCTACGACCGGCTCACCGACACGCTGCTCGACCGGGGGATCGACCCGATCGTCACCCTCTACCACTGGGACCTGCCGCAGACCCTGGGCGACCGGGGCGGCTGGACCAACCGGGACACCGCCGAGCACTTCGCCACGTACGCCACGGCGATGTACGCCCGGCTCGGCGATCGGGTGGATGTCTGGACCACGCTGAACGAGCCGTGGTGCTCGGCCTACCTCGGCTACGGCAACGGGGTGCACGCCCCGGGCGAGCAGGACCCGGCGGCGGCCTTCACCGCCGTACACCATCTGCTGCTCGGGCACGGCCTGGCGGCGCGGGCGCTGCGGGCGGCCGGCGCACGCAGCGTGGGCATCACCCTCAATCCGGCCGACGTGCGGCCGGCCGATCCGCAGAGCGCCGCCGACGCCGCGGCGGTCCGCCTGGTCGACGGCCTGCACAACCGGATCTTCCTCGACCCGCTGTTGGCCGGTGGCTACCCGGACGACGTGCGGGAGCACGTGGCGCGGATCGTCGAGCCGACGTTCATCCGGGACGGCGACGAGAAGCTGATCGCCGCCCCGATCGACCTCCTCGGGATCAACTACTACCAGCCCAGCTACGTCGCCGGTCGGCCCGACGGCGCTGGCGGCGGCGGTGCGTACCCGGGCACCGAGGGCGCGGTGCAGTTCCTGCCGCCGGCCGGGCCGCTCACCGACATGGACTGGATGATCGAGCCGGCCGGGCTGACCCGGCTGCTGGAACGGATCGCCACCGACTACCCCGGGGTGCCGCTGCTGATCACCGAGAACGGCGCGGCGTTCCCCGACAAGCCGGGCGCCGACTCGCCCGACGGGCCGGGGCAGGTGATCGACACCGACCGGATCGCCTACCTCGACGGGCACCTGCGTGCCGCACACGAGGCGATCTCCCGGGGCGTGGACCTGCGCGGCTATCTCGTATGGTCATTCCTGGACAACTTCGAGTGGGCGGAGGGCTACCGCAAGCGGTTCGGGATCGTGCACGTCGACTACCTGACCCAGCGGCGCACACCGAAGGCCAGCGCCCGGTGGTACCAGGAGGTGATCTCCCGGAACGGGCTGTGA
- a CDS encoding LacI family DNA-binding transcriptional regulator, with protein sequence MTTAQRPTLEAVAALAGVSRATVSRVVNGSTTVAEPIREAVNRAVAELGYVPNLAARSLVTQRTDSIALVMPEAATRVFSDDQVFPGIIRGVSQELEAADKQLVLMLAGSPAGHHRVERFTTGRHVDGVLFASLHGADPLPGTLARLGIPVVCSGRPLGDVPVPYVDVDHVGGVTAAVRHLIDSGRRRIASIAGPQDMVAGIERLAGYRDTVAAAGLPELVAIGDFTRESGAAAMHRLLTEHPDLDAVFAASDLMAHAAMRTLREAGRRVPEDVAVVGFDDIETAAYTEPPLTTVRQPIVEIGRRMTRQLLRLAAGETIEPAVMLPTELILRDSA encoded by the coding sequence ATGACGACGGCGCAACGGCCGACGCTCGAGGCGGTGGCAGCGCTGGCCGGGGTGTCCCGGGCCACCGTGTCGCGCGTGGTCAACGGCTCCACCACCGTCGCCGAGCCGATCCGGGAGGCGGTCAACCGGGCGGTCGCCGAGCTGGGGTACGTACCCAACCTGGCCGCCCGCAGCCTGGTCACCCAGCGCACCGACTCGATCGCCCTGGTCATGCCGGAGGCGGCCACCCGGGTCTTCTCCGACGACCAGGTCTTCCCCGGCATCATCCGCGGGGTGAGCCAGGAGTTGGAGGCGGCCGACAAGCAGTTGGTGCTGATGCTGGCCGGGTCACCGGCCGGGCACCACCGGGTCGAGCGGTTCACCACCGGCCGGCACGTCGACGGGGTGCTCTTCGCGTCGCTGCACGGCGCCGACCCGCTGCCCGGAACGCTGGCCCGACTCGGCATCCCGGTGGTGTGCAGCGGCCGGCCGCTTGGCGACGTGCCCGTGCCGTACGTGGACGTCGACCACGTCGGCGGCGTGACGGCGGCCGTGCGGCACCTGATCGACAGCGGTCGCCGGCGGATCGCCAGCATCGCCGGGCCACAGGACATGGTGGCCGGGATCGAACGGCTCGCTGGCTACCGCGACACGGTTGCCGCCGCCGGGCTACCCGAGCTGGTCGCGATCGGCGACTTCACCCGGGAGTCCGGGGCTGCGGCGATGCACCGGCTGCTCACCGAGCATCCCGACCTGGACGCGGTCTTCGCCGCCTCCGACCTGATGGCGCACGCCGCCATGCGCACGCTGCGCGAGGCCGGTCGGCGAGTGCCGGAGGACGTCGCGGTGGTCGGCTTCGACGACATCGAGACCGCCGCGTACACCGAGCCGCCGCTGACGACCGTCCGGCAGCCGATCGTGGAGATCGGCCGACGGATGACCCGACAGCTGCTCCGGCTGGCCGCCGGCGAGACCATCGAGCCGGCGGTCATGCTCCCCACCGAGCTGATCCTGCGCGACTCGGCCTGA
- a CDS encoding RidA family protein → MPQSVALLHVPALTDVAEYAYAATVEPPARLVFTAGACPLDAEGRTVAPGDHAAQARQVMANLETALNAAGARLTDVVKTTVYVASSRQADLVTAWEVVRDFFGDHDPPSTLLGVAVLGYTDQLVEVEAVAAVRMGA, encoded by the coding sequence ATGCCGCAATCCGTCGCGTTGTTGCACGTCCCTGCCCTCACCGACGTCGCCGAGTACGCGTACGCGGCAACCGTCGAGCCGCCCGCCCGGCTGGTGTTCACCGCCGGTGCGTGCCCGCTCGACGCGGAGGGACGGACCGTCGCGCCGGGCGACCACGCGGCGCAGGCCCGGCAGGTGATGGCGAACCTGGAGACCGCCCTCAATGCGGCCGGCGCCCGGCTCACCGACGTGGTCAAGACCACCGTCTACGTGGCGTCGTCACGGCAGGCGGACCTGGTGACGGCCTGGGAGGTGGTACGGGACTTCTTCGGCGACCACGACCCGCCCAGCACCCTGCTCGGGGTGGCCGTGCTCGGCTACACCGACCAGCTCGTCGAGGTTGAGGCCGTCGCCGCCGTCCGGATGGGAGCCTGA
- a CDS encoding carbohydrate ABC transporter permease — protein MTVQLDARPPAAPTPGSRRRSSGRLTRLDTRYSPYLYIAPFFLLFAVFGVYPLAYTFWVSLHDWDLLGTDHPFVGAANYTQLLADADFWHAVVNTLGIFVISTVPQLLAALWLANLLNRGLRARTGWRMAVLVPNVTSTAAVAIVFGVLFGREFGMINWMLDLVGVDPVAWKSDRVASWVAISAMVDWRWTGYNALILLAAMQAIPRDLYESAAIDGANRVRQFWAITVPLLKPTIIFCVIISTIGGLQLFTEPRLFHSGTNPIRGGSLRESQTVTMYMFENAFAPHYNFGYGSAVAWLLFALIAIVAAVNVLVLRRMGGGSGPGPGKGAAR, from the coding sequence ATGACCGTCCAGCTCGACGCCCGCCCGCCGGCCGCACCGACGCCCGGCAGCCGCCGCCGATCGTCGGGTCGACTCACCCGACTCGACACCCGCTACTCCCCGTACCTCTACATCGCCCCGTTCTTCCTGCTCTTCGCGGTCTTCGGGGTCTACCCGCTGGCGTACACCTTCTGGGTCTCGCTGCACGACTGGGACCTGCTCGGCACCGACCACCCGTTCGTCGGCGCGGCGAACTACACCCAACTTCTGGCCGACGCCGACTTCTGGCACGCGGTGGTCAACACGCTGGGCATCTTCGTCATCTCCACCGTCCCGCAACTGCTCGCCGCGCTCTGGCTGGCCAACCTGCTCAACCGAGGGCTGCGGGCCCGTACCGGCTGGCGGATGGCGGTGCTCGTCCCCAACGTGACCTCCACCGCCGCCGTGGCGATCGTGTTCGGGGTGCTCTTCGGCCGCGAGTTCGGCATGATCAACTGGATGCTCGACCTGGTCGGGGTCGACCCGGTGGCCTGGAAATCCGACCGGGTCGCCTCCTGGGTGGCCATCTCCGCCATGGTCGACTGGCGGTGGACCGGCTACAACGCGCTGATCCTCCTGGCTGCGATGCAGGCCATCCCCCGCGACCTGTACGAATCGGCGGCGATCGACGGCGCCAACCGGGTCCGGCAGTTCTGGGCGATCACCGTGCCGCTGCTCAAGCCGACGATCATCTTCTGCGTCATCATCTCCACCATCGGCGGGTTGCAGCTCTTCACCGAGCCCCGGCTGTTCCACTCCGGCACCAACCCGATCCGGGGCGGATCGCTCCGGGAGTCGCAGACCGTGACCATGTACATGTTCGAGAACGCCTTCGCACCGCACTACAACTTCGGGTACGGCTCGGCCGTGGCCTGGCTGCTCTTCGCGCTCATCGCGATCGTGGCGGCGGTCAACGTGCTGGTCCTGCGCCGGATGGGCGGCGGATCGGGACCCGGTCCCGGGAAGGGAGCGGCTCGATGA
- a CDS encoding EI24 domain-containing protein, with protein MDASRIASPVTGVVGRFFAGVGLLLRGLGLYVRSPGLMLLGIVPALISGALFVAAIATLAYFVDDIAALVTPFADDWSTTARNLVRVIAGLAILGLGGLLGVLTFTAVTLVIGDPFYEKISERVEERLGGTPGAVEVSFWPSLRRSIADSLRLVALAALVGIPLFVAGFIPVVGQTVVPVIGAAVGGWFLALELVGAPFYRRGMRLPDRRSVLKADRPMALGFGVAVFVCFLIPLGAVLIMPAAVAGATLLARRSLGQPIDERVPAPPAGHPIEGR; from the coding sequence GTGGACGCCAGCAGAATCGCCAGCCCGGTGACCGGGGTCGTCGGACGCTTCTTCGCCGGGGTCGGGTTGCTCCTGCGTGGGCTCGGCCTCTACGTGCGCAGCCCCGGACTGATGCTGCTCGGCATCGTGCCAGCGTTGATCTCCGGTGCGCTCTTCGTGGCCGCGATCGCCACCCTGGCGTATTTCGTGGACGACATCGCCGCACTGGTCACGCCGTTCGCCGACGACTGGTCGACCACCGCCCGCAACCTGGTCCGGGTGATCGCCGGGTTGGCCATCCTGGGTCTCGGCGGGCTGCTCGGCGTGCTCACCTTCACGGCGGTGACCCTGGTGATCGGAGACCCGTTCTACGAGAAGATCTCCGAGCGGGTGGAGGAACGGCTCGGGGGCACTCCCGGCGCGGTGGAGGTCTCCTTCTGGCCTTCGCTGCGCCGCAGCATCGCCGACTCCTTACGGCTGGTGGCCCTCGCTGCGCTGGTCGGCATTCCGCTCTTCGTCGCCGGTTTCATCCCGGTGGTCGGTCAGACGGTGGTCCCGGTGATCGGGGCGGCGGTGGGCGGCTGGTTCCTCGCGCTGGAGCTGGTCGGGGCACCCTTCTACCGGCGGGGGATGCGGCTGCCGGACCGCCGGTCCGTGCTGAAGGCGGACCGGCCGATGGCGCTCGGCTTCGGAGTGGCGGTCTTCGTCTGCTTCCTGATCCCGCTCGGCGCGGTGCTGATCATGCCGGCCGCGGTCGCCGGTGCCACTCTGCTGGCCCGCCGATCCCTCGGCCAGCCCATCGACGAACGGGTGCCCGCGCCGCCGGCAGGCCACCCCATCGAGGGGCGCTGA
- a CDS encoding ABC transporter permease, with protein sequence MHAFGQILKIETRLFLRDFGSPLTTVALPLALLLVFGLIPAARQPEAQFGGLSFIQYFAPSLLVITLAMSAVNILPTVLATYRERGVLRRLATTPASPAALQAAQLVITLGTILVSAVLLVVIGRLAFDVPLPHRPLGFTLALILGTAALLALGLLVAAVARTAKSAQALAVPLFMAVMFFGGVYVPRFLLPDFLVRIGDYTPPGVQALLDAWTGPSPQPLHLAIMAVIAVLAGSVAAKLFRWE encoded by the coding sequence ATGCACGCCTTCGGGCAGATCCTCAAGATCGAGACACGACTCTTCCTGCGGGACTTCGGCTCGCCGTTGACGACCGTGGCGTTGCCGCTCGCGCTGCTGCTGGTGTTCGGGCTGATCCCGGCGGCTCGCCAGCCGGAGGCACAGTTCGGCGGCCTGTCGTTCATCCAGTACTTCGCCCCCTCGCTGCTGGTGATCACGCTCGCCATGTCAGCGGTGAACATCCTGCCCACAGTGTTGGCCACCTATCGGGAACGTGGGGTGCTGCGCCGGCTGGCCACCACCCCCGCCAGCCCTGCCGCACTGCAGGCCGCCCAACTGGTCATCACGCTCGGCACCATCCTGGTCAGCGCCGTACTGCTCGTCGTGATCGGCCGGTTGGCGTTCGACGTACCGCTGCCCCATCGCCCGCTGGGCTTCACGCTGGCCCTCATCCTCGGTACGGCGGCCCTGCTGGCACTGGGCCTGCTGGTGGCGGCGGTGGCGCGGACAGCCAAGTCGGCGCAGGCGCTGGCCGTGCCGTTGTTCATGGCGGTCATGTTCTTCGGCGGCGTCTACGTGCCCCGGTTCCTCCTGCCGGACTTCCTGGTCCGGATCGGCGACTACACGCCACCCGGGGTGCAGGCGCTGCTCGATGCCTGGACCGGGCCGTCGCCGCAGCCGCTGCACCTGGCGATAATGGCGGTCATCGCCGTGCTCGCTGGTTCCGTCGCGGCGAAGTTGTTCCGCTGGGAGTGA
- a CDS encoding carbohydrate ABC transporter permease has translation MSRLWRASPLTYLALVIAAGMSVFPIWWMFVVASRSSDAMGQLPPPMTPGGNLGANIARLFDNTDAYFLTGLINSTIVACTVTVSVVFFASLAGFAFAKLRFRGRNALLLAIIATMMVPTQLGVIPLYMLMTRLQWNDRLPAVIVPALVTGFGVFMMRQYAGQAVSDELIEAARMDGCGTARIWWHVVVPALRPAAAVLGLLTFMTTWNDFLWPYAVLNDPANPTVQLSLRALSDGYYQDMSQVFTGTAIATLPLLLVFVLFGRQIIGGIMEGAVKA, from the coding sequence ATGAGCCGGCTCTGGCGGGCCAGCCCGCTGACGTACCTGGCCCTGGTGATCGCCGCTGGGATGTCGGTCTTTCCGATCTGGTGGATGTTCGTGGTGGCCAGCCGGTCCAGCGACGCGATGGGTCAACTGCCGCCGCCGATGACCCCCGGCGGCAACCTGGGAGCCAACATCGCCCGGCTGTTCGACAACACCGACGCGTACTTCCTGACCGGCCTGATCAACTCGACGATCGTGGCCTGCACGGTGACCGTCTCCGTGGTGTTCTTCGCCAGCCTGGCCGGCTTCGCCTTCGCGAAGCTACGGTTCCGTGGCCGCAACGCGCTGCTGTTGGCGATCATCGCGACCATGATGGTGCCGACCCAGCTCGGCGTGATCCCGCTGTACATGTTGATGACCCGGCTGCAGTGGAACGACCGACTGCCCGCGGTGATCGTGCCGGCACTGGTCACCGGGTTCGGGGTCTTCATGATGCGGCAGTACGCCGGACAGGCGGTCAGCGACGAGCTGATCGAGGCCGCCCGGATGGACGGCTGCGGCACGGCCCGGATCTGGTGGCACGTGGTGGTGCCCGCGCTGCGACCGGCCGCCGCCGTGCTCGGCCTGCTCACGTTCATGACCACCTGGAACGACTTCCTGTGGCCGTACGCTGTGCTGAACGACCCGGCGAACCCGACCGTTCAGCTCTCCCTGCGGGCGCTGTCAGACGGGTACTACCAGGACATGTCGCAGGTGTTCACCGGGACGGCCATCGCGACGCTGCCCCTGCTGCTGGTCTTCGTGCTGTTCGGCCGGCAGATCATCGGCGGGATCATGGAAGGTGCGGTCAAGGCGTGA
- a CDS encoding GNAT family N-acetyltransferase has protein sequence MRIRVAQPDDAPAVVALRAIVYPYLVRGVESTRKMLAEPPPEEGWTAFVAEVDGQVVGWASAQRVAWTSTPDVGDIALLHVHPEHRRRGIGSRVLAAATDHLAPLGIRRLRSWAQPDSLPFARRHGFEPSREVRYSALDLDPAPPAPDLPAGVRLHPIADLDPHRLYVANVAAGADEPSDVPIDAVSYASWQYDVWENLGLDKAASTAVEVDGEVAAFSLVKRDGDRMWSDYTGTVPAYRGRGLARLVKTAALHRAAAGGVRIAYTSNDEANGPMLAINARLGYRPVASQWSCLAELT, from the coding sequence ATGCGGATTCGTGTGGCGCAGCCCGACGACGCTCCGGCCGTGGTGGCGCTGCGGGCCATCGTCTACCCGTACCTGGTGCGCGGGGTCGAGTCGACCCGCAAGATGCTCGCCGAGCCGCCGCCCGAGGAGGGGTGGACCGCCTTCGTGGCCGAGGTCGACGGGCAGGTGGTCGGCTGGGCTTCCGCCCAGCGCGTTGCCTGGACCTCGACGCCGGACGTCGGCGACATCGCCCTGCTGCACGTCCACCCGGAGCACCGGCGGCGCGGCATCGGCAGCAGGGTGCTGGCCGCCGCGACGGACCACCTCGCCCCGCTGGGGATCCGCAGGTTGCGCTCCTGGGCGCAGCCGGACTCGCTGCCGTTCGCCCGCCGGCACGGCTTCGAGCCAAGCCGGGAGGTGCGGTACTCCGCGCTCGACCTGGACCCGGCACCGCCCGCGCCGGACCTGCCAGCGGGCGTACGGCTGCACCCGATCGCGGACCTGGACCCGCACCGGCTGTACGTGGCGAACGTGGCCGCAGGGGCCGACGAGCCGAGTGACGTCCCGATCGACGCGGTCAGCTACGCGAGCTGGCAGTACGACGTCTGGGAGAACCTCGGCCTGGACAAGGCGGCCAGCACCGCCGTCGAGGTCGACGGGGAGGTGGCCGCGTTCAGCCTGGTGAAGCGGGACGGGGACCGGATGTGGTCGGACTACACCGGCACCGTCCCGGCATACCGGGGCCGAGGGCTGGCCCGGCTGGTCAAGACGGCGGCGCTGCACCGGGCCGCCGCTGGCGGCGTCCGCATCGCGTACACCTCGAACGACGAGGCGAACGGGCCGATGCTGGCGATCAACGCGCGGCTCGGCTACCGGCCGGTCGCGTCCCAGTGGTCCTGCCTGGCCGAGCTGACCTGA